One genomic region from Spirulina subsalsa PCC 9445 encodes:
- a CDS encoding ATP-binding protein yields MLGHEINRSYLGDRLFRIRQLLERRIQGVGFIPPSPPLKGGDSVGTPWEGGGSVGTPWKGGGTSGKGRKGGFRLYTKSAILTRLTFNLQLATYLLKLTLAEFTNLEQVCYLFGLDSFERDLLLLCAGIELESTWSPLCAAAQGDPQRNYPTFSLALAALPNPNWQALTPEAPLRRWRLIHVEKGQALTASPLRIDERILHHLLGLPYLDEPLMGLVQPLQERGILVPSQQTLAQSLLEVWQGMGAPSSSRPVVEQNQRYPVIQLCGEDRAGKQAIATQTCQHLNLNPYLLPAPLLPTAPQDLAQLTRLWEREALLSSSVLVLDCEDSNPNESSRENAITYLIEHLKSPLIVLSRDRRPPHSRPLLTFEVHRPTSSEQRTLWQEALGPLAHTLDGHVNSLVSQFNLNAPTIRAASRRAVGHLQNTQPDPQTIKNLLWQTCRSQARPRLEDLAQRITSNSLWDDLVLPETQKDVLREIAAHVRQRARVYEEWGFGGNGGRGLGITALFAGASGTGKTMAADILASELQLDLYRIDLSSVISKYIGETEKNLRRVFDAAETGGAILLFDEADALFGKRSEVKDSHDRHANIEVSYLLQRMEAYRGLAILTTNLKDALDQAFLRRIRFTVKFPFPDSDQRAEIWRRVFPQNTPTEGINPEKLARLSVAGGNIRNIALNAAFLAADAGEPVRMQHILTATKSEYSKLEKPLTDVEIKGWV; encoded by the coding sequence ATGCTGGGTCATGAGATTAATCGCAGTTATTTAGGCGATCGCCTTTTCCGGATCCGGCAGCTATTAGAGCGCCGGATTCAGGGGGTTGGTTTTATCCCCCCTAGCCCCCCTTTGAAAGGGGGGGACAGTGTTGGTACTCCTTGGGAAGGGGGGGGAAGTGTTGGCACTCCTTGGAAAGGGGGGGGAACTTCTGGGAAAGGGAGAAAAGGGGGGTTTCGTCTTTATACCAAATCGGCGATTTTAACCCGTCTGACCTTTAATCTCCAACTCGCCACCTACCTGTTAAAACTTACCCTCGCCGAATTCACGAACCTTGAACAAGTCTGTTATCTGTTTGGGTTAGACTCCTTTGAACGGGATCTTTTATTACTCTGTGCGGGGATTGAACTAGAATCTACTTGGAGTCCCCTCTGTGCGGCCGCCCAAGGAGATCCCCAGCGCAATTATCCCACCTTTAGCCTTGCCCTCGCTGCCCTACCGAACCCCAATTGGCAAGCCCTCACCCCAGAAGCGCCCCTGCGACGTTGGCGACTGATTCACGTCGAGAAAGGACAAGCCCTCACCGCCAGTCCCCTGCGGATTGATGAGCGGATTCTGCACCATTTGTTAGGATTGCCCTACCTTGATGAACCCCTGATGGGATTAGTCCAACCCCTGCAAGAGCGGGGGATTTTAGTTCCCTCTCAACAAACCCTAGCCCAGAGTTTGCTGGAGGTTTGGCAGGGGATGGGGGCGCCCTCCTCCTCTCGTCCGGTGGTGGAACAAAACCAGCGTTATCCGGTCATCCAACTCTGTGGAGAAGATCGGGCGGGGAAACAGGCGATCGCAACCCAAACCTGTCAACACCTCAACCTCAACCCCTATCTCCTCCCCGCCCCTCTCCTACCCACCGCCCCCCAAGACCTCGCCCAACTCACCCGCCTCTGGGAACGAGAAGCCCTACTCAGTTCTAGTGTATTAGTGTTAGACTGTGAGGATAGCAACCCCAACGAAAGCAGCCGGGAAAATGCCATCACCTACCTCATTGAACACCTGAAAAGCCCCCTCATCGTCTTAAGTCGCGATCGCCGCCCCCCCCACTCCCGCCCCCTCCTTACCTTTGAAGTCCACCGCCCCACCAGCAGCGAACAGCGCACCCTCTGGCAAGAAGCCCTCGGCCCCCTCGCCCACACCCTCGACGGCCACGTAAATAGCCTTGTCTCACAATTTAACCTCAACGCCCCCACCATCCGCGCCGCCAGTCGTCGCGCCGTCGGACACCTGCAAAACACCCAACCCGACCCCCAAACCATTAAAAACCTACTCTGGCAAACCTGCCGCAGCCAAGCCCGCCCCCGTCTCGAAGACCTCGCCCAGCGCATCACCTCCAATTCCCTCTGGGATGATCTCGTCCTCCCCGAAACCCAGAAAGACGTATTACGGGAAATCGCCGCCCATGTACGACAGCGCGCCAGAGTTTATGAAGAATGGGGCTTTGGGGGCAACGGCGGCCGAGGATTAGGCATTACCGCCCTCTTTGCCGGAGCCAGTGGCACCGGGAAAACCATGGCGGCCGATATTCTCGCCAGTGAACTGCAACTCGACCTTTATCGCATTGACTTAAGTTCCGTCATTAGTAAATATATTGGCGAAACTGAGAAAAACCTCCGCCGCGTCTTTGATGCCGCCGAAACAGGGGGCGCAATTCTCCTGTTTGATGAAGCCGATGCCCTCTTTGGCAAACGGTCTGAAGTCAAAGACTCCCACGACCGCCACGCTAATATTGAGGTCAGTTATTTATTACAACGCATGGAAGCCTATCGCGGTTTAGCCATCTTAACCACCAACTTAAAAGACGCTTTAGACCAGGCCTTCCTCCGTCGGATTCGTTTCACCGTCAAATTCCCCTTCCCCGATAGTGACCAACGGGCGGAAATTTGGCGCAGAGTCTTTCCCCAAAATACCCCTACCGAAGGCATCAACCCCGAAAAACTCGCCCGTCTTAGTGTGGCCGGGGGGAATATTCGCAACATCGCCTTAAATGCCGCCTTTTTAGCCGCAGATGCCGGGGAACCCGTCAGAATGCAGCATATCCTCACCGCCACCAAGAGCGAGTATTCTAAGCTAGAAAAACCCCTAACGGATGTGGAAATTAAAGGCTGGGTCTAG